A single window of Chitinophagales bacterium DNA harbors:
- a CDS encoding alanine/glycine:cation symporter family protein gives MRRIIYLITTLLLPQLMWAQDKSIDERINDIFQPITDVVVAIVFFPIAQLSGQDVPLVLLWLVAGAIFFTVYMKFTNIRFFRLAIDIVRGKYTDPDDKGEVSHFQALTAALSGTVGLGNIAGVAIAISVGGPGATFWMIVAGLLGMSTKMVECTMGVKYRQMDAKGKVYGGPMYYLSQGLAERGMGGLGKILSIFFAIMCIGGSFGGGNMFQVNQAFKQFSSTFGLLEGSGWVFGLLMAVLVAVVIIGGIKSIANVTEKIVPFMVGIYMAAAIVIIGMHIGELPSAIGKIFTLAFSNEAVAGGFIGVLIQGFRRAAFSNEAGVGSASIAHAAVKTNNPASEGLVALLEPFIDTVVVCTMTALVIIITDNYHDSTAADGVALTSNAFAGVISWFPFVLSIAVILFAFSTMITWSYYGLQAWTYLFGRSQTADITYKVLFCVFVVVGSAATLGAVTDFSDMMIFAMCFPNIFGLFIMRKTVKKEIEDYIANIKSGVVKRHD, from the coding sequence ATGAGAAGAATCATTTACTTAATTACAACTTTACTCTTGCCTCAGTTGATGTGGGCGCAAGACAAATCCATAGACGAAAGGATAAACGATATTTTTCAGCCGATTACAGATGTAGTCGTAGCAATCGTCTTTTTTCCGATAGCTCAACTTAGTGGACAGGATGTACCCTTGGTGCTTCTATGGTTGGTTGCGGGAGCGATATTTTTTACGGTCTATATGAAGTTCACCAATATTAGATTCTTTAGATTGGCGATAGATATAGTGAGAGGAAAATATACAGATCCTGATGATAAAGGAGAAGTGTCGCATTTTCAGGCATTGACAGCAGCCTTATCAGGAACAGTTGGATTAGGAAATATAGCAGGTGTGGCGATTGCAATTTCTGTTGGAGGACCAGGAGCTACTTTTTGGATGATTGTGGCAGGACTCTTAGGTATGTCCACCAAAATGGTAGAATGTACTATGGGTGTCAAATACCGACAGATGGATGCTAAAGGCAAAGTATATGGCGGACCAATGTATTATCTAAGTCAAGGATTGGCGGAGAGAGGTATGGGAGGTTTGGGCAAAATATTATCTATATTTTTTGCCATTATGTGCATTGGAGGTTCCTTTGGAGGTGGAAATATGTTTCAAGTCAATCAAGCATTCAAGCAGTTTTCCAGTACATTTGGACTTTTAGAAGGCTCTGGCTGGGTGTTTGGTCTATTAATGGCAGTGTTAGTAGCAGTGGTTATTATTGGAGGTATCAAGAGTATTGCGAATGTAACAGAAAAAATAGTACCCTTTATGGTCGGTATTTATATGGCAGCAGCCATAGTAATTATTGGCATGCATATAGGAGAGTTGCCAAGTGCAATTGGTAAAATCTTTACTTTGGCTTTTTCTAATGAAGCTGTTGCAGGTGGATTTATAGGTGTTCTAATACAAGGATTTAGACGGGCAGCATTTTCCAATGAAGCTGGTGTAGGCTCTGCTTCAATTGCTCACGCTGCGGTGAAAACCAATAATCCTGCAAGCGAAGGTTTGGTAGCATTATTAGAGCCGTTTATTGATACAGTAGTCGTATGTACGATGACAGCGTTGGTGATTATCATTACCGACAACTATCACGATTCAACTGCTGCTGACGGAGTTGCCCTTACCTCCAATGCCTTTGCGGGCGTAATCAGTTGGTTTCCATTTGTTTTGTCCATTGCAGTGATTCTTTTCGCTTTTTCTACAATGATTACCTGGTCTTATTATGGACTTCAAGCATGGACTTATTTGTTTGGTAGAAGCCAAACGGCAGATATTACCTACAAAGTATTGTTTTGCGTATTTGTAGTAGTAGGTTCTGCTGCAACCCTTGGAGCAGTAACAGATTTCTCTGATATGATGATTTTTGCGATGTGTTTTCCCAACATATTTGGATTGTTCATTATGAGAAAAACGGTCAAAAAGGAAATCGAAGATTATATTGCCAACATCAAGTCAGGTGTGGTAAAGCGACATGACTAA
- a CDS encoding PAS domain S-box protein translates to MKVSIHIDEHFQIVEAIDSEILSKVSPQITINIFDKVSSHITRIVGRLVHQSLATNKNASAEKLLAKTNDAFTFLTITTKLLPLSSINKKTLLLSIQQSNSNLIGDMGDLFKEKRLIQPLSPTSKQELWDFLEQAEVTEIEEIDTEQHQQKVNERLEMLLREAEKQGLEWIKTMNDLTLSMIKLKESEQTKKALLEAVPDAMFRVNKEGDYLEYIPAKDEDSIPAAAFIGNNMMDILPEEHAQAATNELQLSLETAKVRAYSFEWELEEGLMYYEMRFSPINNFEALCMIRDITKQKRGEELLQKSMLYYQNLIKRSPAPIIVLDKDSIFIDINPAAMLLLGIEDFNQLNNRRGYDFIHKNDKAIAKDKLKRGFNDNFPDGVARFRVVKYNGKVIAIEVAAAVMMLGGKRVAQIVLKEVK, encoded by the coding sequence ATGAAAGTTTCCATACACATTGATGAGCATTTTCAGATAGTAGAAGCTATTGACTCTGAAATATTATCCAAAGTCTCACCGCAAATAACTATCAATATTTTTGACAAAGTTTCGAGTCATATCACAAGAATCGTAGGTCGTTTGGTACATCAATCCTTGGCGACAAATAAAAATGCATCTGCTGAAAAGTTACTTGCCAAAACAAATGATGCATTTACTTTTTTGACAATTACTACAAAACTTTTACCCCTTTCTTCAATCAATAAGAAGACGCTTCTATTATCTATTCAGCAAAGCAATAGCAATTTGATAGGAGATATGGGGGATTTATTCAAAGAAAAAAGATTAATTCAGCCCCTATCACCTACAAGCAAGCAGGAATTATGGGATTTTTTAGAACAGGCAGAAGTAACCGAAATAGAAGAAATAGACACAGAACAGCACCAACAAAAAGTGAATGAACGTTTGGAGATGTTGTTGAGAGAAGCCGAAAAACAAGGATTGGAATGGATAAAAACGATGAACGACTTGACGCTTTCTATGATAAAACTCAAGGAAAGTGAACAAACTAAGAAGGCCTTACTTGAAGCAGTTCCTGATGCAATGTTTCGGGTAAATAAAGAAGGAGATTATTTAGAGTATATTCCTGCAAAAGATGAAGACTCAATACCCGCAGCTGCTTTCATTGGAAACAACATGATGGATATTCTACCCGAAGAACATGCTCAGGCAGCGACGAATGAATTGCAACTTTCTTTGGAAACTGCAAAGGTAAGGGCATATTCTTTTGAATGGGAATTGGAGGAAGGTTTGATGTATTATGAAATGCGGTTTTCTCCTATCAATAATTTTGAAGCGCTGTGTATGATAAGAGATATTACCAAACAAAAAAGAGGGGAGGAGTTGCTTCAAAAAAGTATGTTGTACTATCAGAATCTGATTAAGCGAAGCCCTGCACCCATTATAGTATTAGATAAAGATAGTATTTTTATTGATATCAATCCTGCTGCAATGTTGCTACTTGGAATAGAAGACTTCAATCAATTGAATAATAGAAGAGGCTATGACTTTATTCACAAAAATGACAAAGCCATTGCCAAAGATAAACTGAAAAGAGGCTTCAATGATAACTTCCCAGATGGAGTGGCTCGATTTAGAGTAGTAAAATACAATGGCAAAGTAATCGCTATTGAAGTAGCTGCCGCTGTTATGATGCTCGGCGGAAAGCGTGTTGCACAAATCGTATTGAAGGAAGTTAAGTGA
- the bamD gene encoding outer membrane protein assembly factor BamD, with protein sequence MGKKHTFGLIAVLMLLIFNTSCDSYQKVLRSTDFEYKRKMSKKYYNEGAYYKAIPLFEELMSVFKGTQDVEKIYYFYAYSHYGQDDYLLAAHYFKTFADTYPRSVYAEDAQFMTAYCYYKLSPKPSLEQTYTGKAIEYFQLFANAYPNSDKVKRANQLMEQIRLKLETKAFLSAELYFKIKSYKAAATAFENILEDFPDTRRQENLRFLILKSFFLLAENSIKTKQKERYEAAIDAYFHFIDRFPESNDLQEAERMYETSLKKVKTLQ encoded by the coding sequence ATGGGTAAAAAACACACATTTGGTTTAATAGCAGTATTGATGCTGCTTATTTTTAACACTTCTTGCGATTCTTATCAGAAGGTACTTCGCAGCACCGACTTTGAATACAAAAGGAAAATGTCGAAAAAGTACTACAATGAGGGTGCTTATTACAAAGCCATACCTTTATTTGAAGAGTTGATGAGTGTATTTAAGGGTACGCAAGACGTAGAAAAGATTTACTATTTCTATGCCTATAGTCACTATGGTCAGGATGATTATTTGTTGGCAGCGCATTATTTCAAAACCTTTGCAGATACTTATCCAAGAAGCGTTTATGCGGAAGATGCACAGTTTATGACGGCTTATTGCTATTACAAACTGTCACCAAAACCTTCTTTAGAACAAACCTATACAGGGAAAGCCATTGAGTATTTTCAGTTGTTTGCAAATGCGTATCCAAATAGTGATAAGGTGAAGAGAGCCAATCAACTTATGGAGCAGATTCGATTGAAGCTCGAAACCAAAGCTTTTCTTAGTGCAGAACTTTATTTCAAAATAAAAAGTTATAAAGCAGCGGCAACAGCCTTCGAGAATATCTTGGAGGATTTTCCTGACACACGAAGACAGGAAAATTTGCGTTTTCTAATATTAAAATCATTTTTCCTTTTAGCTGAGAATAGTATTAAGACCAAACAAAAGGAGAGATACGAAGCGGCAATAGATGCCTACTTCCATTTTATCGACCGTTTTCCCGAAAGTAATGATTTACAAGAGGCGGAACGCATGTATGAAACATCATTAAAAAAAGTTAAAACCTTACAATAA
- a CDS encoding DNA-directed RNA polymerase subunit omega — MANSKKKKGQAISPYAQARNIDAMAKKTGNVYESIVIIARRSSQIAQALKEELHGKLNEFASNTDSLEEIHENKEQIEISKFYERMPHPTLLAMEEFMNDEVYFRKADKEKRPSYKK; from the coding sequence ATGGCAAACTCAAAAAAGAAAAAAGGACAAGCTATTTCTCCTTATGCGCAGGCACGGAACATTGATGCAATGGCAAAAAAAACAGGTAATGTCTATGAGTCTATTGTGATTATAGCAAGAAGGTCTAGCCAAATCGCTCAAGCTCTAAAGGAAGAATTGCACGGAAAACTGAATGAATTTGCATCTAATACAGATTCATTGGAGGAAATACACGAAAACAAAGAGCAAATCGAAATTTCTAAATTCTATGAGCGTATGCCGCATCCTACATTGTTGGCAATGGAAGAATTTATGAACGATGAAGTTTATTTCCGCAAAGCAGACAAAGAAAAAAGACCCTCCTACAAAAAGTAA
- the coaBC gene encoding bifunctional phosphopantothenoylcysteine decarboxylase/phosphopantothenate--cysteine ligase CoaBC — MHLKGKKILLGITGSIAAYKAAILTRLFIKEGAEVRVIMTQAATDFISPLTFSTLSKHPVVTQFFSSQEQVWNNHVELGLWADLMLIAPTSANTLAKMANGICDNVLLATYLSAKCPVFVAPAMDLDMWLHPAIQTNIDRLTSYGNHLISVEHGELASGLVGKGRLAEPENIVLQIEEYLISCSPQPLKGQKILITAGPTYEAIDPVRFIGNHSSGKMGIALAETAFEQGATVCLVLGPTNFLPRYQGIEVIAVKTAQEMFDATTSRFEETDIAILSAAVADFTPIEVSDSKIKKKGEDTGMHLSLKRTKDILATLGENKKAHQLLIGFALETDNELENAQKKLQKKNLDGIVLNSLRDKGAGFKHNTNKITILDKYNRLQKFELKSKHEAAQDIIQKVLELKSSI; from the coding sequence GTGCATTTAAAAGGAAAAAAAATTCTATTAGGAATAACAGGAAGTATTGCCGCCTACAAAGCGGCAATACTTACTAGGTTATTTATTAAAGAAGGGGCAGAAGTAAGGGTTATCATGACCCAAGCCGCAACCGATTTCATCTCACCGCTTACCTTTTCTACCCTCTCTAAACATCCTGTTGTCACCCAGTTTTTTAGCAGCCAAGAACAAGTTTGGAACAATCATGTCGAATTAGGACTTTGGGCAGACCTTATGCTTATTGCGCCAACATCTGCCAACACGCTTGCAAAAATGGCAAATGGAATTTGTGACAACGTACTTTTAGCTACTTATTTATCTGCAAAATGCCCCGTTTTTGTTGCACCTGCAATGGACTTAGATATGTGGTTGCATCCAGCTATACAAACAAATATAGATAGGCTTACCAGTTATGGTAATCACCTCATTTCGGTAGAACATGGGGAGTTAGCAAGTGGTTTGGTCGGAAAGGGACGTTTGGCAGAACCAGAAAACATAGTTTTACAAATTGAAGAATACCTGATAAGTTGTTCACCACAACCATTGAAGGGGCAAAAAATATTGATTACCGCAGGACCTACTTATGAAGCTATTGATCCCGTCCGTTTTATTGGGAATCATTCAAGCGGTAAAATGGGGATTGCTTTAGCCGAAACGGCTTTTGAGCAAGGTGCAACGGTTTGTTTGGTTTTAGGTCCAACCAATTTTTTGCCTCGCTATCAAGGTATTGAGGTGATTGCAGTGAAAACGGCGCAAGAAATGTTTGACGCTACAACCTCACGTTTTGAAGAAACTGATATTGCTATTTTATCAGCAGCAGTTGCCGATTTTACACCAATTGAAGTAAGCGATTCTAAAATAAAAAAGAAAGGTGAAGATACGGGTATGCACCTTTCGCTCAAACGTACCAAAGATATTTTAGCTACTTTGGGGGAAAACAAAAAGGCTCACCAATTATTGATTGGTTTTGCCTTGGAAACTGACAATGAGTTAGAAAATGCTCAAAAAAAACTGCAAAAAAAGAATTTAGATGGCATAGTTCTCAATTCTTTGCGTGATAAAGGGGCAGGATTTAAGCACAATACCAATAAAATTACTATCTTAGATAAATACAATAGACTGCAGAAATTTGAGTTAAAATCAAAGCATGAGGCAGCACAAGACATTATTCAGAAAGTCTTAGAATTGAAAAGCTCGATATAA
- a CDS encoding DUF4835 family protein has translation MKRNIGIFFLLILFTTGKIVAQELNAKVVVQTPKLQLADPKIFKTLENDIAEFLNTRKWTNDSYQTQERIDCSFLITISEELAANRFNAQIIVQSDRPVYSSSYNTVMLNYQDKNWTFEYTEFQPLEYNDNAYLSELTAVLAYYTYIIIGLDYDSFSPEGGNPYFLRAQSIVNNAQNARNKSKGWTAFDGNQNRYWLIENLMSNKFKNLRKAYFDYHLNGLDMLSSNQKNARTAINNALKLIQQVNQNTPNSMAVDIFVQAKSNEILDIFASDEVGPPEKSGAYNAMIKIDPANKPKYKKISSISVGKDKENAVPARSVPNSSASDRYNNPQRSNSRSGVTPSSRTKGN, from the coding sequence ATGAAACGTAACATAGGCATATTTTTCTTACTGATTCTCTTCACTACAGGAAAAATTGTGGCACAAGAACTCAATGCAAAAGTAGTCGTACAAACACCCAAACTGCAATTGGCTGATCCAAAAATCTTTAAAACTTTGGAGAATGATATCGCAGAGTTTTTAAATACACGAAAATGGACAAATGATAGTTACCAAACACAAGAGCGAATTGATTGCAGCTTTTTGATTACTATTTCAGAAGAGTTGGCAGCTAATCGTTTTAATGCCCAAATCATTGTTCAATCCGATAGACCTGTGTATAGTTCGAGTTACAATACGGTGATGTTGAATTACCAAGATAAGAATTGGACGTTTGAATACACTGAGTTTCAGCCATTGGAGTACAACGACAATGCCTACCTTTCAGAACTTACCGCAGTGTTGGCCTATTATACCTACATTATTATAGGACTGGATTATGATAGTTTTTCACCAGAAGGAGGTAATCCTTATTTTTTGAGAGCTCAATCCATAGTGAACAATGCCCAAAATGCAAGGAATAAAAGTAAAGGTTGGACAGCTTTTGACGGCAATCAGAATCGGTATTGGTTGATAGAAAATTTGATGAGCAACAAGTTCAAAAATCTCCGAAAAGCTTATTTTGACTATCACCTCAATGGCTTAGATATGTTGTCTTCCAACCAAAAAAATGCACGGACAGCAATCAACAATGCATTGAAGTTAATTCAACAAGTGAATCAAAATACCCCGAATTCAATGGCAGTCGATATTTTTGTGCAAGCAAAGTCGAATGAAATATTGGATATTTTTGCATCTGATGAAGTTGGCCCGCCTGAAAAATCTGGTGCCTACAATGCAATGATAAAAATTGATCCTGCAAATAAACCTAAATACAAGAAAATTAGCAGTATCTCTGTAGGGAAGGATAAAGAAAATGCTGTTCCTGCACGGTCAGTGCCTAATTCTTCTGCAAGTGATAGATACAATAATCCACAAAGGTCTAATAGCCGAAGTGGTGTAACGCCAAGTAGCCGAACGAAAGGAAATTAG
- a CDS encoding Omp28-related outer membrane protein, giving the protein MKSLNKAINICAYILLYAVLFFTTSCEELPPYIAFNEPIPIDLTCKEKANIDENEFSKTNTSFVSSELPEAQCKMVLIEEFSGVRCVRCPEGHQKVADLLESHPNEVAAITMHAGYLSEPYPENRENYVLEEGVFLYELFQGIALPAAAIDRTKYKEEEYVAIVNKNAWAGKVNERLQITAPMNLYTHYEYNPLNRELQIFVRAYYLENFDASSTHLLSVSLSESNIIDYQLVPLGETSSKIQPDYQHNHVLRTMLTPPTGITLDVDKVKGMVVERIFNAILPNHWKVEDMEIIAFVHDGTTNNVLQTAKKHIE; this is encoded by the coding sequence ATGAAATCACTAAACAAAGCTATCAATATTTGTGCTTACATCTTACTGTATGCCGTTTTATTCTTCACCACTTCTTGTGAAGAATTACCTCCATACATTGCCTTCAATGAACCCATACCCATTGATTTGACTTGTAAAGAGAAAGCAAATATTGACGAAAATGAATTCTCAAAAACCAATACCAGTTTTGTTTCTAGTGAATTGCCAGAGGCGCAATGCAAAATGGTATTGATTGAAGAATTTAGTGGCGTTAGATGTGTTAGATGCCCTGAAGGACATCAAAAAGTTGCGGATCTTCTTGAATCTCACCCCAATGAGGTCGCCGCAATCACCATGCACGCAGGTTATTTATCGGAGCCGTATCCTGAAAACAGGGAAAATTATGTGTTGGAAGAAGGCGTTTTTCTATACGAACTTTTTCAAGGTATTGCCCTTCCAGCTGCTGCAATTGACAGAACAAAATATAAGGAAGAAGAATATGTAGCGATTGTGAATAAAAATGCATGGGCGGGGAAAGTGAATGAACGGCTGCAAATTACTGCCCCAATGAACCTTTATACACACTATGAATACAATCCGCTAAATAGAGAACTTCAAATATTTGTGAGAGCGTATTACCTCGAAAATTTTGATGCTTCATCTACACATTTATTGAGTGTGAGCCTTTCGGAAAGCAATATCATTGATTACCAATTGGTTCCATTAGGTGAAACTTCCAGCAAAATCCAACCAGACTATCAGCACAACCATGTATTACGTACAATGCTTACACCACCTACAGGTATTACTTTGGATGTAGATAAGGTAAAGGGAATGGTTGTAGAGCGAATCTTCAATGCGATTTTACCCAATCACTGGAAAGTAGAAGATATGGAAATCATTGCTTTTGTCCATGATGGTACGACTAACAATGTACTTCAAACTGCAAAAAAACATATTGAGTAA
- a CDS encoding Omp28-related outer membrane protein, with translation MKSYPTPVQSFVAIFSFVLLFFMSACEEIPPLIDFSEPAPIDLTCGDKSKLELSEYSRINTSFVSSELPETQCKMVLIEEFSGVRCVNCPAGHQTTAEILQSHPDEVAAITIHAGFLSTPYNENKEDYVIPEGTTLYDLFQTIAVPAAAVDRVKYEGEDFVSLINRNVWAGKVNERLQLDPPMNVYTNFEYNPSNRNLQVFVRVHYLQAFDAASTHLLSVSLSESDIVDYQLTPTDNGSSIVLPDYIHDHVLRAMLTPASGLTLGVDKIEGTVVERVFNITLPDNWKVEDMEIIAFVHDGTTNNVLQAAKKHIE, from the coding sequence ATGAAATCATATCCAACGCCTGTCCAATCATTTGTTGCCATTTTTTCTTTTGTTCTGCTTTTTTTCATGAGTGCTTGTGAGGAAATTCCACCACTCATTGATTTTAGTGAGCCAGCACCAATTGATTTAACCTGTGGTGACAAGTCAAAACTCGAACTTAGTGAGTATTCTCGAATCAATACCAGTTTTGTTTCCAGCGAATTGCCAGAAACTCAATGCAAAATGGTATTGATTGAAGAGTTTAGTGGTGTACGCTGTGTAAACTGTCCTGCTGGCCACCAAACAACTGCCGAAATTTTGCAAAGTCATCCAGATGAAGTTGCTGCTATTACAATACATGCAGGCTTCTTATCAACACCTTATAACGAAAATAAGGAAGATTATGTCATTCCAGAAGGCACAACACTCTATGATTTATTCCAAACCATTGCAGTTCCTGCGGCAGCTGTTGATCGAGTAAAATATGAAGGAGAAGACTTTGTATCCTTGATTAACCGAAATGTATGGGCGGGTAAGGTCAATGAGCGATTGCAGCTTGACCCACCAATGAACGTTTACACCAATTTTGAATACAATCCTTCCAATAGAAACCTTCAAGTTTTTGTGAGGGTGCATTACCTTCAAGCTTTTGACGCAGCATCTACCCACCTATTGAGTGTCAGCCTTTCGGAAAGTGACATAGTTGATTATCAGCTAACTCCAACTGATAATGGTTCAAGTATTGTACTACCAGATTATATTCACGATCATGTACTGAGAGCCATGCTTACACCTGCGTCAGGTCTTACATTGGGTGTAGATAAAATAGAAGGAACAGTTGTTGAGCGGGTCTTCAATATTACTTTACCCGATAACTGGAAAGTAGAAGATATGGAAATCATTGCTTTTGTCCACGATGGCACGACTAATAACGTACTTCAAGCTGCTAAAAAACATATTGAGTAA